GGTATTTCCCGTTCACGATGAATGCAGGCACTGCCGAAACACCGGCCTGTTGATACGTTGCCTCGTCCGCGCGCACCACGTCGGCATATTCGTCGGACTTCAGAATTTGCTCCGCCCTGGAGCGATCAAGCCCCAGATTCTCGACGCAGCTCAACAAGACACTCGGATCGGAGACATCCTCTGCCCTTCCGAAGTAGGCCTCAAAGAGCGCCAGTTTCATCTCAGTCTGCAGTCCCTGCTCTCCTGCCCATTTTACGAGCCGGTGAGCGTCAAACGTATTGGTGGTCAAGCGTTCCTGCAGCTTCTCGAAGTTGACGCCCAAATCCTTTGCGATGCTCATCATCTGATTCTGGGTTGCACGCATTTCCTCTTCGCTGCGACCGTACTTTCTGGCCAGCGCCGGGAGGATAGGCTCGCCCTCTCCGCTGTGGTCCGGGTTCAGTTCAAAGGCATGCCACTGAACGCCGAATTCATACTCAGGCGCCAACTGCTTAATGGCCTGTTCCAGACGCGCATACCCA
This genomic stretch from Marinobacter salsuginis harbors:
- a CDS encoding DsbA family oxidoreductase; protein product: MQKIHIDIVSDIACPWCAIGYARLEQAIKQLAPEYEFGVQWHAFELNPDHSGEGEPILPALARKYGRSEEEMRATQNQMMSIAKDLGVNFEKLQERLTTNTFDAHRLVKWAGEQGLQTEMKLALFEAYFGRAEDVSDPSVLLSCVENLGLDRSRAEQILKSDEYADVVRADEATYQQAGVSAVPAFIVNGKYLISGAQEPDTLVQAFEEIGGKPE